In bacterium, the genomic stretch CCTCGCCGGCGGCCGTCCAGCCTTTCTGGACGACCACGCCGCCGAAGTCGATCCCAAACCGCATGTTCTCGCCAGACATCGGTATCCCTCCAGAGAACTGTTGATGCTGCGTGTGCGAACCACACCGGCTACAATGGCATTCGTCGCCCGGATGCGACATCCGCGACATGGCCGCCCGCTTCTCCATACCCCGACCAGTCGCAGTCGAGCAGTTGATACGGCTTCAATCTCCACCATACTCTGTCGAAAACGTCTCCAAAGGCCGCTACGACTTCGGACATCAATCTGATTCCCATGAGCATCTCCGTTTCAGTTTCCCGTCGCTTCTCTTGCGATCCTATAGTTCCCGTCGGTTGCCGCGCCGGAGTGTGACGAGCATTCGCAAGATTCTCGCTTTCCTCTTCGGCAAAGTCACCGCCGACCGCTATCTAGGCTCGGAGTTGCCGCTGGTCGTCCGCCCGCATCGTTCGAAAGGTCGAGCCGCGTCTGGTCTTTCCGGCGGATTGGCGAGTGTTGTGATGTGGATGAATCCCTGTCACACGGGCCAGCGAGGATCGACGTCCCATCCAATATGAGATGGCTGTCGTGCTCAGGGTTCGAACTCGAATCGTTCATCGCCGGATCCCCGGGCTCCGTCTCTCGCCGCTGTGAAGGTTGCAGTTGTGGGTTTCATGTCCGCCGGCTGCAGCTTAGAGGAGCCGATGTCGCCGCGGGGGGCGGCGTGGGAGCTGGTCGAGCTACACTTTGCGATACCGGTTGCCGAGTCCGCCCTGTGCTCTTGGGGGTGAGAGAATCGGGGCGGTAGGCCGGAATAGTAGCTATCGGTACAACGGCGATTTGTGGGAGCGCATGACGGAGTCGGGCAACTGGTTCGCCTTGGTCGAAGGACTCGAGGGGAGGGGCCTGGTTGCGGCCGCGTTGCGGCCGACAACCGTCGATCTACTGCATGTGTGGAATCGGTAGATGGGAATGGGGCGGGATGGAGGCCGGGTTCGGCATTTGGCCAAGCCGACGCTCGACGGGTCGTCGATCGTGGGTCTAGAATTCGTCAATCTTCACAATTGGCCTGGAGAAGCCATGGTGCCAGTAAACGTGATATTCGACGGCGAGTTTCCCCTGCTGTCGAATCTTGCCGAAACGCCGTTTACGCTCGATGCTGAGCAGTACTCCTCGGTCGAGGCGTTCGTGCAGGCGATCAAGCTGGAAGAGAGTGGTCCCAAGGCCGCGAAGCGACGCAGGATCATGCTGCTGAGCGGATACCAAGCCCAACGAGCCGGCAGAAACCCGAACCGGGAGATCCGACGAAGGCTCGCCGCAGGGCAGGAGGCGAACGTCTACCACGGAGGCCGGACGATTGCCTATCGGTCCCGGATTCATAGCGCGCTGATCAGGCGAGCCATCGAGGCGAAGTTCGACCAAAGCCCGGACGCCCGCGCGGCCCTGATCGCGACAGGCAAGCGGCCGCTTGTCCATTCGCCACCGAAAAAGCAGCACAGCCAGACGTCACTGCCAGCCGAGGAGTTTTGCCGGATGTTGACCGAAATCAGGGAGAGCATAAGGAAGCGAGGGTGAAAGCGGCCAACCACGAAGGATAGGAAATTCAACGCACATCTCCCAGATGGAGCCCCGCGGTCCAGAGGCCTCCGGTCCTTCATTCTACCACAGTGACCGCCCGTTCTCGACGGAATCGCGGCCTTCGACGCCCTGAATCCCCCGAAGCGGCCCGCAATTCCCCAATCCGACCCGGTTCGCGGCAGACAGGTCCGTCGATCGTCCCTAACGGTGGCGATCCGGCTGCCGTGTTCTCGGGCGGGGTTCACTCCCAGTCCGGGCGACTGGCGCCTGCCGTCTGGTCCATCCCGGGCCAGGCGTCCGGTGCCGGGTCCTGGTCGAACGGGTCCGCCCCCGGCCCTCCCCCGCCCCCGAACCCCATTTCCCCCTGGGGCGGCGACCGGGCCGGCAGCACCGGCGGCGGTGTGGTCGGCTGGCCGATGTGGGTCAGGATGCGCTCGATCACCGGCGGCTCGATGATAAATGCGATCAGGCGCATGGGCTGGCTGCAGCGTGGGCAGCGCAGGGGCAGGCATTCGTAGATGCGGGCCAGCAGCAGGGCCCAGCAGCGGGCGGCGGCGCGGCGCAGCGGGTTGGCCGCTGAGGTCGGATCCGGGGTCGCCTCCCCCAGTCCCATCTCCTGCTGCGCTTCGCTGAGCAGTTGCAGCGTCGCTGCGGCCGGTCCCGCCGTTGCGGTCACCGCCTGCCGCAGGCGCGCGTTCGGTGCCAGCACGCCGCAGTAGCGATGCTTGTGCACCCGTGGCGGGGTCACCAACGCGGACAGGCGGTCCAGGAGTTCGAGCGGAGTCAGGTACAGCTCGGTGCGGCCGTCGATCGTCGGCTTTCTGAGGCTGTAGACAAGCGTCTGGTCGTTCAGTCGGCCCAGGCGTTCTGCGCTCAGCGGCGGGCGGGCGCAGTATCGGACCAGTCGCTCGAGCCCCTGCCGGTCCGAGGCCGGCAACGTGACCGAGCCGTCCACCGACCAGCCGCCGGCGTGGTCCGCGTTGTCCAACTGGTGGCGCGCCAGGTCGTCGAGGTGGCCGTGGCGGTGAAGCCAGCGCAGTCCGCGGTGGCGCACCTTCCTCTGGACGGCAGCAATGTCATCCGCCGTGAGGTCGACCGCAGGATGGAACTCGACCTCATCCTCGCCCCGGGCGCTGAACACACCCTCGGTCACCAGCACATGGAAGTGCAGGTGGCTGTTCAACAACGGACCTCCCGGGAGACCTGGTTCCGTCGCCGGCAGGGCTCAAGGATCCAACAGACCGTCAGCGAATCGGCGGACCGCCTGGACCTCCACGTGCCGCACGCGCGCACGCACATCCTGGCCCGCGAGAGGGCTGGCGATCCGGGCGAACTCGGCCGCTCCCGTCGCCGCCCCGGACCCGTCGCGGACCAGGACCAGGGCGTCCTTGAACCACCGCGGATTCTGCCGCGAGAGCTCCGCGACCGCCAAGTGGGCCGCCGCGTACGCATGTTGCACCCGGTTGGGGTTGGCGTCGCCTCTACGCGGCCACCAGAGGCCCTTTTCCTCCAGGTCCAGCTCGACCAGGTCCGGCGAGAGACGGTCCAGGGCAACCAGGTAGTTCTTCTGGAAGCGGACCAGCGCCTCGGGATGGTATTTCCGTGCGGATTGGTAGGCGACGTGGTCCGCAACGCCCTCGACGACCCACCGGCACGACATGCTGCGCCGGGTGAGACTGCCCCCGAAGCATTCCTCCTTGATCCCCATGTCGACGTTCTCGTGCGCCAGCAGCGCAAAGATCATGAAGCTGGCGAACTCGTTGCGCAGCGGGAGCGAGCGCTCCCCGGTGATCATCACCAGGCAGGGCACGCCGTCGACATTCGCCCATTGCCCCTCCCGCATCGGCTCCGGCAGTTCCTCGACACCTGCAGCCAGAACCAACCCATGCATCCGGAAGGCCGGAGCCACGAGGTCGGCGCTGTGGCGATTGATGGATTCCAGGATCGGGGCGACCTGCTGCGCCAGGGGGGCCGCCATATCCGTGTAGACGACGAACACGGCCTCCTCGCGCAGCGCATTGAGCCCCGAGCCCTCGAGGGTGATCGACGGCGTCTCCGCGTAGGGCGCGGCGGTCACGAAAGCGCCACCGGGTCGTTCCGGCGCGGCCGCACCGTCCACCGGCGACTGACCGCTTCGTACTGCGGAGGTCCTTCCCGGCCCCCCATCCACGAGCGCTCCCCACACCAGGAGCAAGGCACACGCGCCCAGCCCAGCCGCCACGAGCAGAGCACCCACAAACCGTCGATTCATCGGCAACTCCCCCTGCATGACAACACACGGCCTCGACCTGTCTCATCTCTCGTTCCACCATGCACACCGGAAACCGGGACCTGACCGCCCTCCTCACCGGGCCGCGTTCGCCTCCGCGAGTTCCTTGGTTCGCATGACCGCATCCTTGACGATATCCGCCCAGGGCGCGTTCTCGGCCGGATGGCCTTCTTCCTTGATTCTCCAGTGCATGGTGATGTCGAGTTCCAGGCCGTCGCGATCGTCCATGATGGTGTTCGTGACGAACCCGCTCCACAGGGGATTGTCGATCAACTTGAACACGATGCTGCGGGTGTTGATATCGAAGGTGATGATCTCACGCGTCGGTTTCTCGCCGGTACTGTCATCCATGTACATCAGTCGGTCGACCGTATTGGGCCCCAGCCGTCGAAGAATCTCCGAGCGCGTCACCTTGGCAATGAACTTCTCGGGTGTCTCGACCTTTTCCAACAGATCCTTCCAAAGGACGTCGACCGGCGCATCCACGCGTGTACGGTAGCCCACAAGTGCCATTTCATTCCTCTTCTTCCTGGCGTGATGCTGTCCCCGGCAAAGGCAAGCGGCACGACCTTGCAACTCGTCGGCTGCAGCCGGTTGCCGGACAGCGCCCGCGCGAGCACACCGATCGTTCGCACCTAGTCCCTGCC encodes the following:
- a CDS encoding DUF1857 family protein, giving the protein MALVGYRTRVDAPVDVLWKDLLEKVETPEKFIAKVTRSEILRRLGPNTVDRLMYMDDSTGEKPTREIITFDINTRSIVFKLIDNPLWSGFVTNTIMDDRDGLELDITMHWRIKEEGHPAENAPWADIVKDAVMRTKELAEANAAR
- a CDS encoding transposase, which translates into the protein MNSHLHFHVLVTEGVFSARGEDEVEFHPAVDLTADDIAAVQRKVRHRGLRWLHRHGHLDDLARHQLDNADHAGGWSVDGSVTLPASDRQGLERLVRYCARPPLSAERLGRLNDQTLVYSLRKPTIDGRTELYLTPLELLDRLSALVTPPRVHKHRYCGVLAPNARLRQAVTATAGPAAATLQLLSEAQQEMGLGEATPDPTSAANPLRRAAARCWALLLARIYECLPLRCPRCSQPMRLIAFIIEPPVIERILTHIGQPTTPPPVLPARSPPQGEMGFGGGGGPGADPFDQDPAPDAWPGMDQTAGASRPDWE